TGTAACCTCGCACGACCCCAATAAAATGTCGTCTAACGCTACATTTATGAATTATCGTTTGGTGCGTTTTAAAACTTTAAAGTATAAAATAAAGTTTCAAAATAATGGCGAAGGACCTGCAAATACAATCCGTTTAGAAACTGATATTCCAGACATGTTAGACAAATCGACCTTGAAGGTTCTCGATATGTATCCCAAATGTGAAATATGCCCAAAACGTGAAGTACTCTACAGTTGTCTCGATACTGCGTTCACAAAAACGCAAGCTATTTTCACCTTTAAAAACATTTACTTACCTGGTAGCGAACAGAAAAACGTAAAAGAATACGATTCTACAAAAGGCTTTGTACAATACAACATAAAATTTGCTAAGGATTTTCACAAAACAAAAACAAAAAGTAAAACGGCTATTATTTTTGATAAAAACGATCCCATAATTACTAATTATTCCACCACTCGATTTTTACCAGGAATATCCATTGGCGCCAAAATGGGTTATAATTCCTTTACTGATTTGCGTAATTCCGAAAGTTATTTTATAGGAGCAACGCTTTCTCCTTATAAATCGTACAGATTATATTGGCAAGTTGAACTTATGAATAATTTTCATAATTACGATAGTAACATCGAAGTAACAGAAGAGTTTGTAGACGGCCCGCAAGGTTTTCGCTTCTTTCAAAGTACCACAACCGAAACCTCTAACAAAAACATAGATTGGGACGTTCCCGTTTTACTGCGCTACAATTTAAACAACTATATTGGTCTTGGTGCAGGTGTACAAAACACTATATCTGTAAGTAAAAAATCTACTCAAAATACACTTATTGAACAGTTTGATGGTGACACATCTGAAGGTGATCCATTTAACACCTTTACAGAAACCAGCAGTACAAACGAATCTTTCACAAACTTAAGAACCGGTTTATTATTTGAAGCTACAGCAGGTTTTGCAAGAATAGGTCCTAGTGTAGGCGCACGATATATTCTAAATTTTGAAGACGATTTTAACTACTGGCAATTTTATGCTATATGGAAGTTTTAAGTATTACAATCTATAAAAAACAAAACTGCGATTTTGGATAAATACATGATTTCCAATATAACATGAAAACATTTAGCTTTCTTCTTTTTTTTATAACGTCACTTAGTTTCTCTCAAAATTTAGAGGAAACTATTTATTTAGCTGCGGAAACTTTTATTAAAGCGCCTAACAACAATACATTTAGGGTTTTAAATAAACAAGAAGAAACCTTTAAACGGCAAGTAGAATCGAAAGATGAACAATTAGCTCTTGTGTTTTTACAAACACACAAAGGCTTTTACTTATTTCAAGAATCGGAATTATCAAAAGCAATTTCTACTTACGAAGATGCTCTAAATCGCTATAATAGTAAAGAACTTTCCTTAATTTCAGATTTTGATATTATTGAAAACTGCTTAAATCCGCTCGGTACATTATACACCAAAGCTGGCGATTTCACCAATGCTTTAAACACCATAAACCAATATATATATTTAGCTAAAAATAACAAAAACAGTTCACATCAAATAAGTGGCTTTATCAATTTATCTAAATTATATTACACTTTAAGCAAACATGAAACAGCAATAAGCACAGTGGAAGAAGGCTTAAAAATCAAACCCATTACCCAATTACAAAAAACACGCCTACTTCAAATAAAAACAGAATGTCTTGCTGCTTTAAATCAATTAAACAATACTTCAATCACAGATAGCCACAGAAATAATTATTTATTTCATCTGAAAAATAAAAGTTTTAAACAGGCCTTTGTAGCTTTTTCATCATATAAGAAAAATCTATTAAAACAAGGTATTACAAAACGTAAAACAGCACAACTAGATACTGAAGAAGCCCAACTACACTACCTTTTAAAACAACCAAACGAAGCCATAAAAAGCTTACACGCTGCAATAAAAACGTTATTACCAACGCACGACAGCAATAACTTACCGAATAAAAATCAATTATTTGCCGATAATACCTTTATTGATATTTTCGATATGTATGCTGAAATTGAAACAAACCCAAAAATAGCTCTAGAAAGTCTAGACCTTAGTTTTTATGTTTCTAAATTAATGCAAAATAGTTGGACATCTCAAGAAACTAAGATATTAAACGAAACAAACAACCGCATACGAAGCGAAAAAAGTATAGACATTCTTTATGAAACCTATGCTAAAACAAAGAACAAAACACTTTTAAAAAGAGCACTAGAATATGCCGAAAGCAGTAAATCTTCGGTGTTGAAAACTATGTTTTTAAAGAAAACACGCTTACAACAATTCCCTAACGACAGTTTACTTCTAAAAGAGTTTCAACTTTTAAAAACTCAAGAACAGCTTACAAGTTTATTAGTGAAAGAAGATTTATCAGCTTCAAAAATCAACAATTTAAGTAGCAAACTTAGTAGCATTAGTATTCAATTAAAAAAACTTAATTCAAAGATTTTAAAAAAATACCCAGACACTAATGAGCCTTTTAATTTCAACACTTTAAAATCTAAATTAAAAAAAGACAACGCCGTATTAATCGAATATTTTTATGGAAAAAACAGCATCTATCAATTTATAATTTCAGAGCAAGACATAAATTTGAATCGTATCCATTTCACCTTAGATATCAAACAACAAGTTTCTAATTTTATCAACCTATTTAACAAGGCTTCAACCATAAATAATGATATTCAGAATTACACAACACAAGCTTTTGAGGTTTATAAGCTATTAAATTTTGACAAGGCTCCTTCAAGCAAAAACATAATTATAATTCCTGACGGTCTAATCAACTTCATCCCTTTCGAGGCTTTATTAACAAACAAGACCAAAACAACATCGTATTCTAAAATGTCTTTTTTAATCAGAAGGCAAAACGTTGTTTACAACAGTAGTATTGTTTTATATTTAAATGAAAACGCAAAGCAAAACACGAATACCGTTTTAGGTTTTTTTCCGGTTTTTGAAAATGAAACTCAAGCATTAACCTATTCTGTTAAAGAAGCTGAAGCCATTGAAAAGCACATGTCTTCAAAACTATTCATGAAAGCGAAAGCTAGCAAAAGTAACTTCTTCGCAAATGCTCCAAACTACAATGTTATACACTTATCAACACATGCAAGTAGTGGCGATTTTGTAACCTCATCAAATTTATCCTTTTTTGACGACACCTTGTTTTTGAACGAACTCTACAGTTTAGATTTAAGCCCCGATTTAGTCGTTTTAAGCGCCTGTGAAACAGGTGTTGGTAAATTATACAAAGGCGAAGGCGCCATGAGCATAGCGCGCGGATTTCAATATGCAGGTGCTCAAAATATTTTATTTTCACTTTGGCAAATAAACGATTTATCTACGGCTCAAATTATGGAGTCTTTTTACAAAAACTACAGCACATCACAATCTGCATATATTGCCAACCAAGCTTCTAAAATAAGCTATATTGAAAACGAGTCGATTAATAATTCTAAAAAATCACCGTATTATTGGAGTGCTTTTGTCTATTACGGAGACCTTACGGAAGTTAAACCGCAAAACTTCACAATTTATATTTGCATTGGTATATTTATTGCACTGTTTATAGTACTTTTAGCAATGAAATTAAAGCGTAAATGACAACAAACCTCCAAGAATTTCTTTTAAATAAAGGTTACACCAAAGTAAAACTTCATTTAACGAAAACAAATCATTTTGAAATAAAGGCCTCCATTAATGGTAGAAAAGGCTTGTTTATTTTAGATACTGGAGCTTCGAGTTCTTGCGTTGGTTTTGAAGCGATTGAAACCTTTAATCTCAATGCCGAAGAATCTCTAATTAAAGCCGCAGGTGCTGGAGCAACAGACATGGAAACCAAAATGTCTAAAAAAAACAAAGTAAAAATTGGTAAATGGAATCACAACAAAGTTGTTCTGGTTTTATTCAACCTATCGCATGTTAATACAGCTCTTATAAACCACAATGCAAAACCGGTAGACGGTATAATTGGTGCCGATATTTTAAAAAAAGCAAAAGGCATTATTGATTATGAAAAGAAATACTTGTATTTAAAGTTATAATTATTTAAATTACTTCCAAATAGCAATTAACCTCTTCCTAGCACATAAATAATGAACACAAATATCGTCATAGCAGATGATCATCCGTTAATGCTGCGCGGTCTTACCGACTTTTTAACCAACAAAGGTTTTAATATTATTGGAAGCGCCGAAGATGGTAAAGCCGCCTATAATTTAATTATAAAATTAGAGCCAGAAATTGCCATTCTTGATATTAGAATGCCCTTTAAAACAGGTTTAGAAATTGCTGAAGCTTGTAAAAAGCATAATCTTCCCACCAAAATTATACTTATTACTTTTGATAAAGAAGAAGAAGTATACGATCAAGCCATTCAATCTGGGGTATACGGGTATATTTTAAAGGAATTTGCTGTTGAAGAAATTGAAACCTGTATTCAACACGTACTAGACGGAAAACGCTATTTTAGTGAAGAAATAGCATCTTACCTAAACCACAATAACAACGCGAGACCAAAGAATTTAGGGCTTTTAACCAAATCTGAATTAAGAATTGTACGATTAATATCGGAAAGTAAAACAAGCCAAACCATTGCCGAAGAACTTTCTATTTCTGTAAGAACGGTAGATAAACACCGTAGCAATATAGTTTCTAAATTAAATTTGGATAAAAAACCAACATCGCTTGCCATTTGGGCAACCGTTAACAAAGAATTTTTATAAAAATAAGTAGAAGTGCGTATTTTTTCTTACGCAAATATAGTATATCTTTACAGTGCTATTAATTAGTTCTTAGGGAGAATTAAAAAAAGACTCTAAATCGTTATGATTTAGGGTCTTTTGCTTTTTATTACTTTCCATAATATGGATAAAGATATGCTTCATATTAAACACCATCTTCTTCGTAAAAATACGTACAATTGCGTATTTTTTTTTTCGAATCTGTAACATACCTTTACGGTGCTATTAATTACCAACAAATCCAGCGCAAGTCAAACCCTTAAAATTCTCGACAAATGCTTAAAGATCAAATCATGGAAGAAAAGAGCAACCCTGTAAATAAACTAGCACTCGCTGTTGTTTTTATTTTGGCTGTCGTAATTGTATCGTTTAACTTATATATGTTGTTGTCTTAGTCTCTCTCAATTAAAACGACTAAAACAAATAAAAAAAGGGTGTTTCATAAATATGAAACACCCTTTTTTGTACTTGAAATATTATTATTCCTTAAAGCTCTAAAGCCTTTTTAATATCATTATTCATCAATAATTCTGTTGGATTTTCTAAAGCTTCTTTTACAGCAACTAAGAATCCTACACTTTCTTTACCATCAATAATTCTATGATCGTAAGATAAGGCAACGTACATTATTGGACGGATTACAACTTGACCATCGATTGCCACAGGACGCTCTACAATGTTGTGCATTCCTAAAATTCCACTTTGTGGAGGGTTAATAATTGGTGTAGATAACATACTACCAAATACACCACCATTAGTGATTGTAAATGTACCACCTGTCATTTCATCAACTGTAATCTGACCGTCTCTTGCACGAAGTGCTAAACGTTTCACTTCAGACTCTACACCTCTAAATGATAAGTTTTCCGCATTACGAATTACTGGCACCATTAAACCTTTTGGTCCTGATACAGCTATACTAATATCGCAAAAATCGTATGATAACATTTCTTTACCATCCATCATTGAATTTACTGCTGGATACATTTCTAAAGCTCTAACAACTGCTAAAGTAAAGAAACTCATAAACCCTAAGCCAACACCATGTTTTGCTTTAAACGTTTCTTTATACTCAGAACGTAATGCAAAAATAGGAGACATATCAACCTCGTTAAACGTGGTTAACATAGCTGTTGTGTTTTTCACCTCAACCAAACGCTCTGCTACTTTTCTGCGTAACATAGACATTTTACTTCTTGAAGTACCACGACTACCACCAGTTGGTGTTCCCATAGAAGGCACTGCATTTACAGCATCATCTTTAGTAATACGACCTGCTTTACCAGTTCCAGAAACAGATGCAGCATCAATTCCTTTTTCAGCTAATACTTTTTTAGCAGCAGGACTTGCAGAACCTGTTGCATAAGTTTTAGCTTCAGCAGCTTTTGGCGCTTCTGCTTTTGGTGCTTCCACCTTGGCTTCTGCTTTTGGTGCTTCACCACCTGCCGGTTTCTCTGCACTTGTATCAATTAAACAAACTACAGCTCCAACTTCTACAGCGTCACCTTCTTCCGCTTTAAGCGTAATAATTCCGCTAACTTCTGCTGGTAATTCTAAGGTTGCTTTATCACTATCAACTTCTGCAATAGCTTGGTCTTTTTCAACATAATCGCCGTCTTCAACTAACCAACTTGCTATTTCTACTTCTGTGATAGATTCGCCTGGTGAAGGCACTTTCATTTCTAAAATCATTTTTTATAATTTTAATGGTATATGAATTTTATTCTTTTTATTTAATTTCCAAAAACTTCATCGATTACACGACGTTGTCTTCTTTTATCTCTAGTACTAGATCCTGGTGCCGGTACAGAATTAAATGGACGTGACGCTACTTCTAACTTCACTAAATCCATACGCTGTGCCATGTGGCTCCAAGCTCCCATGTTTCTTGGTTCTTCTTGAGCCCAAACATAATGCTCTACATTTGGATACCTATCTATTACATTTTGTATTTTTTCTAAATGAAGTGGGAATAATTGCTCTATCCTTACTAAAGCAACATCTTCATTTCCTAATTCTTCTCTTTCAGCTAATAAATCGTAATAAAATTTACCTGTACAGAATACTAATTTCTTAACATTTGTTGGATTAATAGTATCGTCGATTACTTCTTCAAACTGACCAGAAGCTAAATCTGACAAACTAGACACTGCTTTAGGATGACGTAATAAACTTTTTGGAGTGAAAACAATTAATGGTTTTCTATAATTACGTTTCATTTGACGACGCAACAAGTGATACATATTACCTGGCGTTGTACAATCTGCTACAATCATATTATCCATTCCACATAACTGTAAGTAACGCTCTATTCTTGCCGATGAATGCTCAGAACCTTGCCCCTCGTAACCATGTGGTAATAATACAACAATACCGTTTTGTGATTTCCATTTATCTTCCGCAGCCGATAAATATTGGTCGAATATAATTTGAGCTCCATTACTAAAATCTCCAAATTGAGCTTCCCAAATGGTTAATGTATTTGGGTTTGCCATGGCATAACCATAATCGAAACCTAACACACCGTATTCTGATAAAAAGGAATTATAAATATCCATTTTACCTTTATTTTCAGGATTAGTATTTAGTAAATTAATACGTTCTTCTGAAATTTCATCGCGCAAAATAGCATGACGGTGGCTAAATGTACCACGCTCTACATCTTGCCCAGAAATACGAACATTGAATCCTTCTTCTAGTAAACTTCCGTAAGCTAAAGTTTCTGCCATACCCCAATCTAAGGTATCGCTTTCAAAAACCATTTTTTCACGTCCGGCAAGTATACGCTCAGCTTTACGTAAAAACTTAACACCTTTAGGAACTGTTGAAACAATTTTAGAAATTTCCTCTAACCTTTCTTTTGGATAGCCAGTATCTTCAGAAATAAGCATAGACTCTTCACCTTGACGTTCAAAATCTGTCCAGCGTTCTTGCATAAACTCACGAACTATAGAAGATTTAGCTTCTTTAGCTTTGGTATACTCGGCTTCTAAAGTTTCTTTAAAATCAGAAATAATACCATCAACATAAGCTTGATCAATAGTCTTTTCAGCTATTAATTTATCTGCATAAAGCTTAAACGGGTTAGAGTGCTTTGCAATTTCTTTATATAATTTAGGTTGTGTAAATCTTGGCTCATCACCTTCATTATGTCCATATTTTCTATACCCTAACAAATCGATATACACATCTTTTTTGTATCGCATTCTGTATTCTAACGCCATTTCTACCGCATGAACAACAGCTTCTGCGTCATCAGCATTTACGTGTAAAACTGGAGATAACGTTACTTTAGCAACATCTGTACAATATGTACTAGAACGTGCATCTAAGTAATTGGTTGTAAACCCAATTTGGTTATTTACAACAATATGCACAGTTCCACCGGTTTTATAACCTGCTAACTGACTCATTTGAGCCACCTCATAAACAATACCTTGACCAGCAATAGCGGCATCGCCATGTACTATAATCGGTAATATTTTAGAATCATCACCATCGTAATCCGCATCAATTTTTGCTCTTGTAATCCCTTCGGCTACTGGAGCAACGGTTTCTAAATGTGATGGGTTTGGCACCAAATTCATCTTAATATCTTTTCCGTTTTGGTAAGTTTTATCAAGTGTTAATCCTAAGTGATACTTTACGTCACCATCAATATCCATATCTTCAAAATCTTTACCATCAAACTCACTAAAAAGCTCATGTAAAGGTTTTCTGAAAATATTAACCAGTGTATTTAGACGACCACGGTGTGCCATACCTAATACACATTCTTTAACACCATATTTTTCTACGGCATAAAAAAGCACATTACTTATAGCTGGAATTAAAGACTCTCCTCCTTCTAAAGAAAAACGTTTTTGCCCAACATATTTAGTTTGCAAAAAGTTTTCGAAAGTAACCGCTTGGTTTAATTTTGAAAGTATATATTTTTTTGTTTCAGCCGAAAAATTTGGCTGATTATCATTTCTGTTAAGTTGTCCTTGCCACCAAGCAATAACTTCTGGGTTACGCAGGTACATATACTCTACACCAATAGAACTACAATATATATTGTCTAGGTGTATAATAATTTCACGAAGTGTTCTAGTACCAATACCTAAAATTTCTCCGGCAGTAAAAACGGTATCTAAATCGTTTGCGTTAAGTCCGAAATTCGAGATTTCTAAAGTTGGTGAATAGGTACGACGATCACGTACTGGGTTTGTTTTAGTAAACAAATGCCCACGCATTCTGTAGCCATCAATAAGTCTTACAACTTGAAACTCTTTTTGAAGTTGCTCTGGCACATCTGCCGAAACACCTCCTGTTGTTTCCCCGTCTAATTCCGAGTTTTCGCTACCAAAATCATAACCTTGAAAAAAGGCTCTCCAGCTCGGTTCTACCGAATCCGGGTTTTGTAAATATTGATCGTATAAGTCAGCAAAATATGCTGTGTGTGCTGTATTTAAAAATGAAAATTTATCCATTGCTATTTTTAATCCCTTGTAGGTTAGTCAAAATATTTTTCAAAAATACAACTTTTAGTAAAATTAGAGGTTTCTTTAACTATATTTATGGCAAATAATGTTCATTTCATGAATATGGCAGTGAAAACTGTTAAATTATTAATCATTTCTAATTCTTATGAAACTTTTTTTCCCAATTAACAAAACAGTTATTGCTTTTTCAATATTTTTTATATCTCTGGTTAACCAATCTAATTCACAAAATTTCAAAAGCGATTTTTGGGAGCATGTAAGATATGGTGGTGGTATTGGTTTAAACTTTGGAGACGGATTTTTCAGTGGCACTTTAGCTCCAAATGCAGTTTACGAGTTTAATAACTCCTTTTCTTTAGGTATAGGTGTAAATGGCACGTACAACAGTCAGAAAAATGTTTATAAATCTACTATTTTAGGAGGAAGCTTAATTGGTTTTTATAACCCGATTAACGAAATTCAACTATCTGCCGAGTTCGAACACCTTAATGTAAACCGTAGATATAACGTAAATTTAAATATCCCAAACGATAACTATTGGATTCCTGCATTATATTTTGGAGCCGGTTATAGAAGCGGCAACGTGACTTTTGGTATTCGTTACGATGTATTGTACGACCAGGATAAAAGTATATATTCCGAAGCTTGGGCCCCATTTGTACGGTTTTACTTCTAAAAATAAGAACACTTATTATACGAGCTGATGCTTTACTTATAAAACTGACTTTTGTCATATTTTACGAGTGAGCTTAGTATTATTTTTGATAAATCCTAATTAAGATAAATTTATCCTAATTAAAAATTAAATAAAATCACTAAAAAAATAATACTAATGAGACCATCCAACCTTTTATTAAGCTTAACTTTTCTAAGCACCCTACTATTAACGTCTTGTTTTAAATCGAAAGAACAGGAGTATGAAAATACCGCAGACATACCTGTAAGCAGAGAAATGATTGCGGAGTTAACATCTCCGCCAAACGTACCAACTCCAGTTGGCCGACGTAAAGCAAAAAAACTGATTGTAAAAATGGAGATCCTTGAAAAAGAAGGAGAAATGACAGATGGTGTAAAATACATGTACTGGACATTTGGTGGTACCGTACCAGGCAGTTTTATTAGGACTCGTGTTGATGACGAGGTAGAATTTCATTTACAAAACCACCCAGACAACAAATTACCACACAATATAGATATGCACGCCGTAACTGGCCCTGGTGGTGGAGCAGAATCTTCTTTTGTAGCACCTGGCCATGAAAAAACTTTCAGCTTTAAAACATTAAACCCTGGCTTATACGTTTACCATTGTGCTACAGCTCCTGTAGGAATGCACATTGCCAATGGTATGTATGGCTTAATTTTAGTAGAACCAGAAGGCGGTTTACCTCCTGTAGATAAAGAATATTACATTATGCAAGGTGATTTTTACACCAAAGGCGCTAATGGTGAACGTGGCTTACAACCTTTTGATATGCAAAAAGCTGTTGACGAAAAAGCCGATTATGTTGTTTTTAACGGAAAAGTTGGCGCTCTTACTGGCGACAATGCATTAACAGCTAAAGTAGGCGAAACCGTGAGACTCTTTGTTGGTAATGGTGGGCCAGGATTAGTATCTTCCTTTCATGTTATTGGTGAAATATTCGATAGAGTACATGTAGAAGGCGGAGACCTTATTAACGAAAACGTACAAACCACATTAATTCCTGCCGGTGGAGCTGCCATGATGGAGTTTAAAGTTGAAGTACCTGGTACATTTATTTTAGTAGACCACTCTATTTTTAGAGCCTTTAATAAAGGAGCCTTAGGAATGCTTAAGGTTGAAGGAGAGAAAAACAAAACACTTTATTCTGGCGAAATACGCGATGATATTTACTTACCAGAAGGTCCCGGAATACAAAACATGCCAACAACAGATGAAATTATAGCTTCGGAAATTCCTGCAAAATCGTTTGAAGAACAAATGGAATTTGGAAAACAAGCCTATATGCAAACTTGTTTTGCTTGTCACCAAGGTGAAGGCCAAGGTATTCCACATGCCTTTCCTCCATTAGCAAAATCCGATTATTTAAATGCAGATGTAGATCGTGCTATTGGTATTGTTCTTCATGGTAAAACCGGCGAAATTACGGTTAATGGCGAAACTTATAATAGTGTTATGACAAGACAAATGCTATCTTCAGATGAAATAGCAAACGTACTAACCTATGTATACAACAGCTGGGGTAACTCTAAAAAAGTAGTTACAAAAGAAATGGTAGACAAAGTAAAAAACAGTAAATAATTAATATTATGAAAAACCTAACCTTTAGATTCTTGTTTGTTTTGTTGGTTGTCCAAACATTGGCGCATAGCCAATCTAAAGGTATGGTTTTTATAGAAGGTAGCCGATATATTCCTTTATATGGTAGAGATTCTACGGTTGTAGAGGTTAAAGATTTTGAAATAGACATCTACCCCGTTACCAATGCAGACTTTATTATTTTTTTAAAAGAAAATCCGAAATGGCAAAAATCTAATATTCTAAAACTATTTTCGGATAAAAGCTATTTGGCAAACTGGAATTCTAATTTAGAATTAAAACCCACGGAAAATTTAAACAGTCCAGCAACCTATATATCATGGTATGCCGCTAAAGCCTATTGCGAATGCCAAGGCAAGCGCTTGCCCACCGTAGACGAATGGGAATATGCAGCCATGGCAGACAAAACCACAAGAGATGCACGCGTTAAACCATCGTTTAATAAAAAAATACTGGCTTGGTATGAAGCGCCGCACTCTAATGAAGACACTATCGGGTTACATCCAAAAAATGTTTGGGGTGTTTACGATTTACACGGTTTGGTTTGGGAATGGACACTCGATTTCAACTCTGTTTTAATTACAGGCGAATCGCGAAAAGATGTTGATAAAGATTCTAATTTATTTTGTGGAAGTGCCTCTTTAAATGCTACTGATTTAATGAACTATGCTGCATTTATGCGTTACGCTATACGCGGAAGTTTAAAAGCAAAATACTCTATGAAAAACCTAGGCTTCCGTTGTGTGAAACCTATTAAAAATTAATTATTATGAAAGCATTAAAATTCATCCTTATACTATTTACTTCAGGGTTGTTACTACAAAGCTGTAAGTCTGATAAAAATACTGAAATCTCTCAAGTTTTTAAATGCCCAATGGCCTGCGAAGGTGATAAAACATATAACACATCAGGGAATTGCGCCGTTTGCAAAATGGATTTAGTAGCCATTAATGAAACTGCTAAAACTATAAAAGACGACGATAACATTTCCGAAGAATCGATATTTAACCTAACCTCAAAATGGCAAACCGAAGAAAACAAAACCATTGAACTTAAAGAACTAAAAGGAAAAACTTTAGTGATGGTAATGATTTACACCTCGTGCAAAGCAGCATGC
The window above is part of the Algibacter sp. L3A6 genome. Proteins encoded here:
- a CDS encoding PKD domain-containing protein, producing MKKYSFLLLTIVFPLFILGQHPITDTISRTATIKANITNNSVLLTPETPALTQIAGAPKAFYTHYWEMGDGTYSTDPEPKHTYKKKGEYEVKLWATNNYDTGKPPTTRPKKINITSVTDDYQDEASMEDDFTLKRNREPVPEEEIVTILSYKNIKNYITNGKIYLFYNEHKYKADNFELTETRLHNNEKNISTDAFAYTKNVENNNTYLASSNSEITNFRNIEQDSTLKTNLPLTLSEAKSIYKNWRVLEFDNMQPEEERNIFFSLKTTPEMVKDTSAIISVRGIYIPDANYDNHKVKDMEMEIVTSHDPNKMSSNATFMNYRLVRFKTLKYKIKFQNNGEGPANTIRLETDIPDMLDKSTLKVLDMYPKCEICPKREVLYSCLDTAFTKTQAIFTFKNIYLPGSEQKNVKEYDSTKGFVQYNIKFAKDFHKTKTKSKTAIIFDKNDPIITNYSTTRFLPGISIGAKMGYNSFTDLRNSESYFIGATLSPYKSYRLYWQVELMNNFHNYDSNIEVTEEFVDGPQGFRFFQSTTTETSNKNIDWDVPVLLRYNLNNYIGLGAGVQNTISVSKKSTQNTLIEQFDGDTSEGDPFNTFTETSSTNESFTNLRTGLLFEATAGFARIGPSVGARYILNFEDDFNYWQFYAIWKF
- a CDS encoding CHAT domain-containing protein translates to MKTFSFLLFFITSLSFSQNLEETIYLAAETFIKAPNNNTFRVLNKQEETFKRQVESKDEQLALVFLQTHKGFYLFQESELSKAISTYEDALNRYNSKELSLISDFDIIENCLNPLGTLYTKAGDFTNALNTINQYIYLAKNNKNSSHQISGFINLSKLYYTLSKHETAISTVEEGLKIKPITQLQKTRLLQIKTECLAALNQLNNTSITDSHRNNYLFHLKNKSFKQAFVAFSSYKKNLLKQGITKRKTAQLDTEEAQLHYLLKQPNEAIKSLHAAIKTLLPTHDSNNLPNKNQLFADNTFIDIFDMYAEIETNPKIALESLDLSFYVSKLMQNSWTSQETKILNETNNRIRSEKSIDILYETYAKTKNKTLLKRALEYAESSKSSVLKTMFLKKTRLQQFPNDSLLLKEFQLLKTQEQLTSLLVKEDLSASKINNLSSKLSSISIQLKKLNSKILKKYPDTNEPFNFNTLKSKLKKDNAVLIEYFYGKNSIYQFIISEQDINLNRIHFTLDIKQQVSNFINLFNKASTINNDIQNYTTQAFEVYKLLNFDKAPSSKNIIIIPDGLINFIPFEALLTNKTKTTSYSKMSFLIRRQNVVYNSSIVLYLNENAKQNTNTVLGFFPVFENETQALTYSVKEAEAIEKHMSSKLFMKAKASKSNFFANAPNYNVIHLSTHASSGDFVTSSNLSFFDDTLFLNELYSLDLSPDLVVLSACETGVGKLYKGEGAMSIARGFQYAGAQNILFSLWQINDLSTAQIMESFYKNYSTSQSAYIANQASKISYIENESINNSKKSPYYWSAFVYYGDLTEVKPQNFTIYICIGIFIALFIVLLAMKLKRK
- a CDS encoding TIGR02281 family clan AA aspartic protease, coding for MTTNLQEFLLNKGYTKVKLHLTKTNHFEIKASINGRKGLFILDTGASSSCVGFEAIETFNLNAEESLIKAAGAGATDMETKMSKKNKVKIGKWNHNKVVLVLFNLSHVNTALINHNAKPVDGIIGADILKKAKGIIDYEKKYLYLKL
- a CDS encoding response regulator, which gives rise to MNTNIVIADDHPLMLRGLTDFLTNKGFNIIGSAEDGKAAYNLIIKLEPEIAILDIRMPFKTGLEIAEACKKHNLPTKIILITFDKEEEVYDQAIQSGVYGYILKEFAVEEIETCIQHVLDGKRYFSEEIASYLNHNNNARPKNLGLLTKSELRIVRLISESKTSQTIAEELSISVRTVDKHRSNIVSKLNLDKKPTSLAIWATVNKEFL
- the odhB gene encoding 2-oxoglutarate dehydrogenase complex dihydrolipoyllysine-residue succinyltransferase, with protein sequence MILEMKVPSPGESITEVEIASWLVEDGDYVEKDQAIAEVDSDKATLELPAEVSGIITLKAEEGDAVEVGAVVCLIDTSAEKPAGGEAPKAEAKVEAPKAEAPKAAEAKTYATGSASPAAKKVLAEKGIDAASVSGTGKAGRITKDDAVNAVPSMGTPTGGSRGTSRSKMSMLRRKVAERLVEVKNTTAMLTTFNEVDMSPIFALRSEYKETFKAKHGVGLGFMSFFTLAVVRALEMYPAVNSMMDGKEMLSYDFCDISIAVSGPKGLMVPVIRNAENLSFRGVESEVKRLALRARDGQITVDEMTGGTFTITNGGVFGSMLSTPIINPPQSGILGMHNIVERPVAIDGQVVIRPIMYVALSYDHRIIDGKESVGFLVAVKEALENPTELLMNNDIKKALEL